The genomic stretch GTTAGGGTGAGTGATTTTTTAAGATCGGATAAAATATGGGTACTAAAAGTGTCTACCAAATCTCTCTTTTTTAATGCTTCTCCTCATATTTCTCTGCACTAAACTACTCAACACAATAAAATCATTACAGAAATAAAAAGTGCCATATTTTATTTGTGACAAATACAAATCCATAACATGTTCATGAAAGGCTAACATAGCTAGGATGATTATTCACTAAAGCAATCCACAAATGGTTGTTTTCTTTCTGCATTGTGAATGAAGCTACAAGCAGAGAAATTGGAAGCTTGACATTTAATTGGTGTTGTTCCATTTCTTGTAGCCAGGAACCCATTTTGGACACGTGGGACTGAAGTAGTTGGATACGACCCTTGAATTCAACATCTCAATGAGGGGTGCATATTTCACACAACGGGGCGTCTTGTATTGGTTCATGGAAGCACCTAAGCTACTGCAGTAGTCCATGAGCTTGTCAAAAGTTTCATTTTCCACCACCCTAATTTCTAGAGGCCCGATGGATTCATTAGACGCACGGCCCTCGCGGTAGAAGTAGTTTAGAGATTCTTCAATTGTGAGGCAACAATCTTCGAAGACTGACGGAGGAACTGGGGTAGAGTCATTCGCACTCAGCTCCCAGAATAAGACATAATGGCTTGGAATGGTGGTAATATCGACATAACTGGTGTACTCGGTTACCTGAGAATCAAATGGCATCAGATTACCCACTGCATTTTTCACTGCATTTTGTAGCTCAACTTCATTAGTAAAGTCAGCACCAATGCTCAAGATTACATTTTCCCGGCATAGGAAGTTGAATCGAGGCGCATTGTTCTTGTATCCAGCAACCCGAAGCACATCACCGACTCTATATCTGTAGAGTCCTGAAATGGCATAAATTCAAGCAAAGCTAAGCATCAGCAGATTGCATGTTTAACTTATAAATGGGGGAAAAAATGTGCCAAGAGATTTTTATTTAGCATTTGAAAATACCAGAATATGTGGTAACAACAAGCTCGTACTCCTGACCAATCTCGACATCGGCCAAATCAAccaattgttgttgttctttctcaTTAAGCGACTTGGGCATGGAGATAGAATCAGTGACTCCACTATTTCCGTGATATGGTAAGAACTCAAAATAGCACATGGTGGGGATAAGGGTGTAAGAGACTTCACTGGGCTTACAGAAAGGGTTCAAGTTGATTCCAAAGTGGCATTCTGAGGAACCATACAAAGTACTGATAAGAGGGAGGCTATTGCTGTAATAATCAAGTATCGGTATATATTGTGACATGGATCCAGTCAAAATAGCATCCACATACTTGGTATTAGGCCACAACCTAGTGATGATTCCTTGCCATGAGTCTTTGCTGCATTCAGCCTCAATGAAATCAGCTAATTTTGGGTCAGGTTTGAGGATTTCCATCACTGCTTCTCTCACTGAAGGATCTGTAATTTGAGTGTTAATGGTTCCGTTTCGGATATCGTTACAAAGTAGAGACCAATGCTTCTCCAAGAAACGGATGCCACGAATGAAGCCGGTTGCAAAAAGTGAGCCAACACGGAGGACTTCTTGGTTTTGGCAGAGGccacagagcatttgagagtacATACTTTGGTAAGAGTCTTGGGAGAGAATGGTTGCCGTTGGACTAGTGAATTTCCTGCAGGGGTATCCGCAGTTGATATAAGGACTCTTGTAAAAACTAGTAGTAAAAAACCGAGCTAGTAATCCTCCTGGGGTCTTCTGTTCAGAACTTATGAACATGAAATACATTCCTTTACCCTTTCCAAAATCTGGAGCCACTTGGCTCATCACAGACATCAGAAGTTTGAGAAGCTGTAATCTCCTCCCAAGCGCTGCCTCTGTTGATGGTATCAATTTGCTCTCCCCTCCAGACGTGCCAGAACTGCATCAAAACTTTCCCTTTAGCAAAAAATAATTAAGAGCAACATGCATGTACTGTTGAAGACATAATTAACTATACTAAATAGAAGTGTGTTTTTCCTAACTTAAGCTTTTCGATGAGATTTTCACATACTTCAATATGTACAACCCAAAATGTGAGAGATCGATACAGATAAATTTTCACTTTctattttggaaaaagaaaaaaaaggaggagAACCTTGACAATAATTCAGAGATGGGTTGGGAGCAGAGGATAGGAGATTTATCACCATAGGCTATGCGGTTGATATCAAGCTGGATATCTTCGTAAGTGATGACAGGTACGACTTTCTTGAATGTGTCTCTATCAGTGCTGCCATTGAGATTATGACGCTGCAAGTACTCAACATGCACATTCTGGGAGATGATTTCAGCAAGAACTCTCCTCTGGACATCATCAACATTGCTAGTCACCTCTTCAATGAACTCAAGATCCTTCTTGTAGTCCTCCGCCATTATTGTGGCCTTTGATGCCTCATTAGCTACGCTTCTTTCCATACTTAAGAAGACTTGTAAAGTAATATAGAGTAATTTGTATATACAAGATGAagaaaatgaagatttgagtacatAAAAGATATTTTGGGGTTTTTCCAGAACTAGTTCTAAATAAAATATATCCATGTGTCTCTCTCCTTTTGTCAATTTGGTATAGGTAGTTGAAACTTCACGTGCTTAGCACCTCGACTTCATACCATGGACAGTACTACTTACTATAAAGAAATTGCTTTGAGATGCCATAACATTTAATCAGTTACAGAGCAGCTCAGTTTGGATTCTGATATCTGAATTAATTTGTTAAGTTTTATTATTAAAATGATTGTTGACTAATAATAGTTATTATGTTAACATGTGATCCTTGTCTGTATTAACGTTTTACCTACCACATAACATGTTGCTAACACGTGTCTTAACAAAACAGAAGCAAAGAGAATCACAACTCAAAGGACATCAGGACTGTAGAATTCAAGTATGGTTTCACTATCCAGGCCAATAATTCAGTCTTGGCATCTCAAGTTCAAGTGACAAAAaatggggcagaaaagtttcgtTCGTTTATTTGTTTTGGCGTCTAAGCAGGTTTTGCCTCAAGGCACAGGGTTCTTCTTTTAAACTAGAACGTAAACAATCTTACAATTCTtaactttcttttaaaataatagaaCTTAAAGAATCTTACAATCCCAGTTCAGTTCTCGCTCATTGTCCAATCTCTTCTTGCTATTTCGAACAAAGGATTTTAAATTCTTATACTATCAATTTTCTCCTAAACTTAGGAGTTCAGGATAATAAATTGCAAATATTATGAATGTTTTAGTTCTCAATTAAATTCCACGCATGAATAAACTGCTTTAAGATGATGCCTATGTTTGCTTATTTGAGACCTTTCAATCAAAAAGGTGAAAATGTTCTTTGACAGCCAGCAGGAATAACTCTGGAGGACAGACATGCTTCACGACAAGAAATTCAAAGAATAAAATCTCCATGTCGAATAAAGGGACAGGAAGTTTTGCCTACTAAAACTAATTGTGCTATAGAGGAATCACTGTCACATCTGTTGAATTCTAAAAGGAATGACAGAAGCTAAAGAGGAGATCAGGTGATGGCTATGGGGACAATACCATCAAGAAAACTCAACTGGCTGGAGCCAAAAGAGCTGCTGGTTTTGCAGATATTAGTGCAACTTCTCAGTCCCGCTTGAGAATGAGGAGTAAATTCAGTGGACCAGTCATCCAAGAGAATAAAGATCAGAAAAATGTTCAGAATAGGTTGGTAAAATCACATGGCAGAACAAGTCACGAGCCTCCGGTCATTAACGGCTCCAGCTCCTATGATGATTCTAATGCTGATGTTTCTCCCTTGTGATCTATTAGACCATCACCTTGTATTGAATATATCTATAATATGACTGGTTCAACTCAGGGCGATGGCAAATCATCAACTTGTtacggaagccaaatgtatatatgtgaatgagtcacaactactataccgaaaattatgacagccaccaaataataaataagacaataaagcaacaataaaaggaacaccaaaatttacgaggttcggccaatttagCCTACTTCCTCGgatacaaccaatattttattccactccaaaatacaagtgaaataatactaaagagagaagatacaaatgccttaagaagataagaagacaaataagaggtgtgtttaaatcataaacattaggccttcttttgtAGGGTGAAATTCTCGCCCAAATTAAGTCCCCCACCGATGTGGGATAGTTTGCcatattcaacaaatctccaccttggcaaaattccacatcttcaattttctctcggtAACAAATtatggttgtgtcttcatcttcaatcttcagtgttcaacaatgttgatcaaatccaaacaatgttgaaacttgaccgcagtcaccacttttttcagcatatcagcaggattctccgtagtatgaattttcttcaccgtgactccaccttcttctatgatttctcgtacgaaatgataccgaacatcaatgtgtttcgtccttgcatgataaacttggttcttcgctaattgaatagcactttgactatcacaaaaaattgtgatacttttttgtcCAATGCCAAGCTTGTGATACTTTTTTGTCCAATGCCAAGCTCTTTTAGCAACCCCTGAAggcaaattgcctccttcacagcctctgtaatagccatgtactctgcctctgttgtagataaatcaactgttgactgcaaagtagacttccaactaactggtgcctttgcaaaattaAACatataaccagtagttgatcttcgtttgtccagatcacccgcaaaatctgagtcacaatatccaactacataTTGATTGCCTTCCttctcaaaaactaacccaacatctacagtattatgaatataccgtagaatccacttcacagcttgccaatgctcctttcctggattatgcatatatctgctaacaACTCCAatagcttgtgaaatgtcaggtctcgtacagaccattgcatacatcaagctaccaacaataTTGCGTACGGTACCCTTGACATATACTCCtgttcagcttcatcttttggcgacatagtagtacttagcttaaaatgagGAGCAAGtagagtactaactggcttagtcttctcatctatgccaaaacattgtagtactctcttcaaatattccttttgagataaacagagtttctttgaacgtctatctcttattatctccatgccaagaattttctttgccttacCCAGATCCTTCCTTTCtttagttgaatcttcaacttatcaatttcttccgaattctttgaagctatcaacatatcatcaacatataggagatgatatacaaaggaaccatcttcaagcttgcgcaaatacacacaatgatcgtgtttgcttctcttgtacccttgccgcaacataaacttgtcaaatcgtttgtaccattgtctagaagattgtttcaatccatacaatgacttttcaagtttgcacaccatatttttcTTTCCatcaactttgaatccttctggctgagtcatgtagatttcctcctccaagtttccatgtaaaaacgcagtttttacatccatctgaactagttccaaatccaactaTGCTagcaaagccaacataattctaatgaaGGACTGTTTTACAACTGGaaaaaatacttcattgtaatcaattccctccttttgagcatatcctttggccaccaatcttgctttgtagcgaacatcttcttggttaggaaatccttctttctttgcaaatacccatttgcacccaattgctttctttcccttcgggagattggccaatctccatgtatgattctgatgaagggactgtatttcatcattcatggcaatcctccacttatcttcttctgaactttggactgcgtctttataagtggtaggaacatcatcagctacaattgaggttgcacaagcaactgtctctataagacgaacatgttttgttattgtcctttttgcCCTGctagttgctattgattcaagttgttgttgaagttccTGCAttggaatctccctctctactggctcttcttctagaggataatcttcatttgtttcctcctctgcttcttgtgtaggaaaaataaatttttccacatacttagaagcaccctcattttgtttggtaccttatttaccatagcagattcattaaaggtaacatccctgctgaatattacctTTTTTGTCACCATAAGCggtatcctttgactccagaagtaatccccataaaattagccttctttgcccttggatccaattttgactctatcACATGATAATATGGAGTTAAGCCAAATACGTGCAAAGAGTCacaatctacagcaggctttccataccatttttcaaatggtgtcttgtcgtcaatagcagcagatggtagacgattaataaggtagcatgcatatgtaattgcatCAGCCCAAATTTTTTTGCCCAAGCTAACATTTGACAACATACAcagtaccttctccagcaaggtccggtttaTACGTTATGCCATTCCATGTTGTTGTGGTGTATGTTTGACAGTggagtgtcggacgatgccatcattttcacaaaccttattgaaatgatcatttttgtattaaTCTCCATtatctgtgcgaatacacttgatcctcctgcctgtttgattctccaccaccgtcttccatttgagaaaaattcccaacatttcatatttgctcttcattgtatacacccacactcttcgggaaaaatcatcaaaaaaagttacaaaatagtgcttcctaCCCAATGAAGGtattttggaaggaccccaaacatcagagtgtacataatccaaaatgcctttagtattatggatcgttgtaccaaatttaacccttgtctgtttccctttgacacaatgttcacaaaactccaagttgcaagcctttactcctt from Nicotiana sylvestris chromosome 12, ASM39365v2, whole genome shotgun sequence encodes the following:
- the LOC104209950 gene encoding indole-3-acetic acid-amido synthetase GH3.6-like; translated protein: MDIFYLELVLEKPQNIFYVLKSSFSSSCIYKLLYITLQVFLSMERSVANEASKATIMAEDYKKDLEFIEEVTSNVDDVQRRVLAEIISQNVHVEYLQRHNLNGSTDRDTFKKVVPVITYEDIQLDINRIAYGDKSPILCSQPISELLSSSGTSGGESKLIPSTEAALGRRLQLLKLLMSVMSQVAPDFGKGKGMYFMFISSEQKTPGGLLARFFTTSFYKSPYINCGYPCRKFTSPTATILSQDSYQSMYSQMLCGLCQNQEVLRVGSLFATGFIRGIRFLEKHWSLLCNDIRNGTINTQITDPSVREAVMEILKPDPKLADFIEAECSKDSWQGIITRLWPNTKYVDAILTGSMSQYIPILDYYSNSLPLISTLYGSSECHFGINLNPFCKPSEVSYTLIPTMCYFEFLPYHGNSGVTDSISMPKSLNEKEQQQLVDLADVEIGQEYELVVTTYSGLYRYRVGDVLRVAGYKNNAPRFNFLCRENVILSIGADFTNEVELQNAVKNAVGNLMPFDSQVTEYTSYVDITTIPSHYVLFWELSANDSTPVPPSVFEDCCLTIEESLNYFYREGRASNESIGPLEIRVVENETFDKLMDYCSSLGASMNQYKTPRCVKYAPLIEMLNSRVVSNYFSPTCPKWVPGYKKWNNTN
- the LOC138883409 gene encoding secreted RxLR effector protein 161-like: MVCTRPDISQAIGVVSRYMHNPGKEHWQAVKWILRYIHNTVDVGLVFEKEGNQYVVGYCDSDFAGDLDKRRSTTGYMFNFAKAPVSWKSTLQSTVDLSTTEAEYMAITEAVKEAICLQGLLKELGIGQKSITSLALDKKVSQFFVIVKVLFN